In Gemmatimonadales bacterium, a single window of DNA contains:
- a CDS encoding DUF6067 family protein: protein MNSPKQYWLWTALPCLLISALATAPLAAQAYPYRTGTWTADSFGNHRAVVSVTAPAPAVWAHLPWRRPDRNPAQKDIWVVDAQTGQRVMNVFRGPINREAGNIVFEPTSGPGEYYVYYLRYTGTVASSYPKLTYPGPDSTASATWLGLFDAGGMSRLPEARLIAFEAADTLDSFYPMQVIATTTETSQVLARSPDTPFLVFPEDRTHPIVMPGDLPQRWVDRTGPPAFAGSAFRGEFYAFQLGVWAARGALTDVRVEFAPLSGAAGSIPASALRCFNQGGVDWQGRNFTTTVDIPLGHIQPIWCGVQVPVDARPGEYRGTVTVSAAGVASLPVAVTMAVSPDTIRNAGADEPWRLARLAWLDSRLEEDHGIVPPYTPVSRRGDTLGVLGRKMVVGRNGLPTSIRSFFTIEMTSIGEAPREVLAAPVQLAATGADGRELAWTSSGMRVLEHDTGLIRWESSSAAGALRMQVTGSLEFDGNAEFSVAIAADSALALRDIRLEIPLRPEAARYMMGLGYKGGARPDSLDWTWEVKHNQDGAWLGDVNAGVQFSLKDDKYSRPLNTNFYLSKPLVMPASWANAGQGGCRLRARREVYSVVCYSGPRTMAAGEVQHYDFRLLLTPFHPIDPTAQWATRYFHSYVPLDSIAKMGANTVNVHHATAINPFINYPFLRPDAMKAYVDSAHAMGMRVKIYYTVRELTNHAPEIPALRSLGTEVIAPGPGGGASWLQEHLDGNYIGGWYVPRIRDAAVVNTGISRWHNFYVEGLDWLVENIGIDGLYIDDVAFDRSIMVRVRKALTRGRPAPLIDLHSANQYNPRDGFASSANLYLEHFPFIDRLWFGEYFDYDSSPAYWLVEMSGIPYGLMGEMLEGGGNPWRGMLFGMTNRLPWSGDPRELWNFWDTYRIQDTRMIGWWVPGSPVRTGRPDVLATVYQGEGRSIVAVASWASDTARVRLAVDWTRLGLDPATARIVAPEVPGYQPAAAFGPYDPIPVAPGRGWLLLFESVPAKPGS from the coding sequence ATGAACTCTCCGAAGCAGTACTGGCTGTGGACTGCGCTCCCGTGCCTCCTGATCAGTGCACTCGCGACGGCGCCGCTGGCGGCCCAGGCCTACCCCTACCGCACCGGCACCTGGACGGCGGACTCGTTCGGAAACCACCGCGCGGTGGTGTCCGTAACGGCGCCCGCCCCCGCCGTCTGGGCACACCTCCCCTGGCGTCGTCCCGACCGCAACCCGGCCCAGAAGGACATCTGGGTCGTTGATGCGCAGACCGGCCAGCGGGTCATGAACGTGTTCCGCGGGCCGATCAACCGCGAGGCGGGCAATATCGTGTTCGAGCCGACCAGCGGACCGGGGGAGTACTACGTCTACTACCTCCGCTATACCGGAACCGTCGCCTCGAGCTACCCCAAGCTTACCTATCCGGGCCCCGATTCGACGGCCTCCGCCACATGGCTTGGCCTCTTCGATGCCGGGGGCATGAGCCGCCTGCCAGAGGCTCGGCTCATTGCCTTCGAGGCGGCGGACACCCTCGATTCGTTCTACCCGATGCAGGTGATCGCGACCACCACCGAGACCTCACAGGTGCTGGCGCGCTCGCCCGACACGCCTTTTCTCGTCTTTCCCGAGGACCGCACCCACCCTATCGTCATGCCTGGCGACCTGCCGCAGCGCTGGGTGGACCGGACCGGCCCGCCGGCCTTTGCCGGCAGCGCCTTTCGCGGCGAGTTCTACGCCTTTCAGCTTGGTGTGTGGGCGGCGCGGGGGGCACTGACCGATGTGCGCGTGGAGTTTGCTCCGCTGTCGGGAGCCGCCGGCAGTATCCCCGCCTCCGCCCTCCGGTGCTTCAACCAGGGGGGCGTCGATTGGCAGGGGCGGAACTTCACCACCACTGTCGACATTCCCCTCGGTCACATTCAACCGATCTGGTGCGGCGTCCAGGTGCCCGTCGACGCCCGTCCCGGCGAGTATCGCGGCACCGTCACGGTCTCCGCCGCCGGCGTCGCGTCGCTTCCGGTGGCGGTGACAATGGCCGTCTCGCCGGACACCATCCGCAATGCCGGCGCGGATGAACCCTGGCGACTCGCGCGCCTCGCGTGGCTCGACTCCCGCCTTGAGGAAGACCACGGCATCGTCCCACCCTACACCCCCGTTTCCCGCCGAGGCGACACCCTCGGCGTCCTCGGGCGCAAGATGGTCGTCGGCAGGAACGGGCTCCCGACGTCCATCCGGAGCTTCTTCACCATCGAGATGACCTCGATCGGCGAGGCACCGAGAGAGGTCCTCGCCGCACCGGTCCAGCTGGCGGCCACTGGCGCTGACGGCCGAGAACTGGCCTGGACTTCGTCGGGGATGCGGGTGCTCGAGCACGATACTGGCTTGATTCGCTGGGAGTCCTCCTCCGCCGCGGGCGCGCTCCGCATGCAGGTGACCGGCAGTCTGGAGTTCGACGGCAACGCAGAATTCTCCGTGGCGATTGCCGCCGATTCCGCCCTGGCGCTGCGTGACATTCGCCTGGAAATCCCACTGCGTCCCGAGGCAGCGCGATACATGATGGGGCTCGGCTACAAGGGTGGCGCGCGCCCCGACTCCCTCGACTGGACCTGGGAGGTCAAGCACAACCAGGACGGCGCCTGGCTGGGCGACGTGAACGCCGGCGTCCAGTTCAGCCTCAAGGATGACAAGTACAGCCGGCCGCTCAACACCAACTTCTACCTGTCCAAACCGCTGGTGATGCCCGCGTCCTGGGCGAACGCAGGGCAGGGGGGCTGCCGACTCCGCGCGCGGCGGGAGGTCTACTCCGTCGTCTGCTACAGCGGCCCCCGGACCATGGCCGCCGGCGAGGTCCAGCACTACGACTTCCGCCTCTTGCTGACACCCTTCCATCCGATCGACCCGACGGCGCAGTGGGCCACCCGATATTTCCATTCGTATGTGCCGCTCGACTCCATCGCCAAGATGGGGGCCAATACCGTCAACGTGCACCACGCGACGGCCATCAATCCCTTCATCAACTATCCCTTCCTCCGCCCCGATGCGATGAAGGCCTACGTGGACAGCGCCCACGCCATGGGGATGCGGGTGAAGATTTACTACACCGTCCGCGAACTGACGAATCACGCCCCGGAAATCCCCGCGCTCCGGAGCCTCGGCACGGAAGTCATCGCCCCCGGTCCCGGCGGCGGGGCGTCCTGGCTGCAGGAACACCTCGACGGGAACTACATCGGCGGCTGGTATGTGCCGCGGATTCGGGATGCCGCCGTCGTCAACACCGGGATCTCCCGGTGGCACAACTTCTATGTGGAGGGACTGGACTGGCTGGTGGAGAACATCGGGATCGACGGGCTGTACATCGACGATGTCGCCTTTGACCGGAGCATCATGGTCCGGGTGCGGAAGGCGTTGACCCGCGGCCGGCCGGCGCCGCTGATCGACCTCCATTCGGCCAATCAGTACAACCCGCGCGACGGCTTCGCGAGCAGCGCCAATCTCTACCTTGAGCACTTCCCCTTCATCGACCGGCTCTGGTTCGGCGAGTACTTCGATTACGATTCCTCGCCGGCCTACTGGCTCGTCGAAATGTCCGGCATTCCCTACGGCCTCATGGGCGAGATGCTCGAGGGCGGGGGCAACCCCTGGCGCGGGATGCTCTTCGGCATGACCAACCGGCTCCCCTGGTCGGGAGATCCGCGCGAACTCTGGAACTTCTGGGACACCTACCGGATCCAGGACACCCGGATGATCGGCTGGTGGGTGCCTGGTTCGCCGGTGCGCACAGGCCGGCCCGATGTGCTCGCGACGGTCTACCAGGGGGAGGGGCGCAGCATCGTGGCCGTGGCGAGTTGGGCGTCCGATACCGCGCGGGTTCGCCTCGCGGTCGACTGGACCCGCCTCGGCCTCGACCCGGCCACCGCGCGTATCGTCGCGCCCGAGGTGCCTGGCTACCAGCCCGCCGCTGCGTTCGGGCCCTATGATCCCATCCCGGTTGCGCCGGGACGGGGGTGGCTGCTCCTTTTCGAGTCGGTCCCGGCGAAGCCGGGATCCTGA
- a CDS encoding SRPBCC family protein: MKAGQRASADPHRLEHRVRIAAPRDRVWRLVEEPEALMQWVHGLRSVTAAGGGPGGFALGATFVQRVKIGLVPSACKGEVTAFEAPSRLAVVVHHSLFQLDIGYDFAADGGRATKVVCQASVHGLALGTVIPRRKVEAVTSELLEEHLSALRALAERG, from the coding sequence GTGAAGGCAGGGCAGCGGGCGTCCGCCGATCCGCACCGGCTCGAACATCGGGTGCGGATCGCTGCGCCGCGGGATCGGGTCTGGCGGCTGGTGGAGGAGCCGGAGGCCCTGATGCAGTGGGTCCACGGCCTCCGGAGTGTGACGGCAGCGGGGGGTGGGCCGGGCGGGTTCGCCCTTGGCGCCACCTTCGTTCAGCGGGTGAAGATCGGTCTCGTCCCGTCGGCATGCAAAGGCGAGGTAACGGCGTTCGAGGCCCCGTCCCGGCTGGCGGTGGTGGTGCACCACTCGCTGTTTCAGCTTGATATCGGGTATGACTTCGCCGCCGACGGTGGCCGCGCCACCAAGGTGGTCTGCCAGGCGTCGGTGCACGGCCTGGCGCTCGGCACGGTGATTCCGCGGCGGAAGGTGGAGGCGGTCACCTCGGAACTGCTCGAGGAGCATCTCTCCGCGCTGAGGGCGCTGGCCGAGCGCGGGTGA
- a CDS encoding DUF411 domain-containing protein — translation MRVSRIVPVFIALFAVVALGAAANRPAPARLGDASSVITVYKSPSCGCCGAWVDYLRANGFEVKTVDLDDLSEIKTMSGVPRPIQTCHTAVVGGYVIEGHVPVDAIAKMLKEQPNIAGIGVAGMPIGSPGMEVPGTPAQHYDVLSWDKTGKTSVYAKK, via the coding sequence ATGAGAGTGTCCCGAATCGTCCCCGTATTCATCGCGCTGTTCGCCGTCGTGGCGCTTGGCGCCGCCGCCAATAGGCCGGCGCCCGCGAGGTTGGGAGACGCCAGTTCGGTCATCACGGTGTACAAGTCCCCCTCCTGCGGCTGCTGCGGTGCGTGGGTGGACTACCTGCGGGCAAATGGCTTTGAGGTCAAGACCGTCGATCTCGACGATCTCAGCGAGATCAAGACCATGTCGGGTGTGCCCCGGCCGATCCAGACCTGTCACACGGCGGTGGTGGGTGGGTACGTCATCGAGGGCCATGTCCCGGTCGATGCCATCGCCAAAATGCTCAAGGAACAGCCGAACATCGCCGGGATCGGCGTGGCCGGCATGCCGATCGGTTCTCCCGGCATGGAAGTGCCGGGCACTCCCGCGCAGCACTACGACGTGTTGTCGTGGGACAAGACCGGCAAGACGAGCGTGTACGCCAAGAAGTAG
- a CDS encoding carboxypeptidase regulatory-like domain-containing protein: MNAQGVRGRLLQAGSGTPIVGALVVLEDSAGKRAGQAVTGAEGRFAVRAPAAGPYLLRVLRIGYFPYESSVRIESAEFLDRILSLSGTPVSLPEISVAGTSMCGELSRGDTLSSALWTQAGITLSITAQAVKQRSYRFQTIVHNRNVDRFGNVTELDEAKDATVTAWPVRAPSPELLLSVGFIDDIDGSPTWYGPDPEFLLSESFFRDHCFWTVPPGTTESPEWVGLAYAPGVKDKRADIEGTIWLDRKSAQLRRLNFTYTRVPRWAHKNDATGVLTFAPLPDGGWIVQHWLMHVPLPKATGRGELQMYGWRESEGHVMAVLDSRWRPVYRYDK; encoded by the coding sequence CTGAACGCCCAGGGCGTCCGCGGCCGGCTCCTCCAGGCCGGCTCCGGCACGCCAATCGTCGGGGCGCTTGTCGTGCTCGAGGACTCCGCGGGGAAACGGGCAGGCCAGGCGGTCACAGGGGCGGAGGGGCGTTTCGCGGTGCGTGCGCCGGCGGCTGGTCCCTACCTGCTGCGAGTCCTCCGGATCGGGTATTTCCCATACGAGTCTTCCGTCCGCATTGAGTCCGCGGAGTTCCTGGATCGAATCCTGAGCCTGTCCGGGACTCCCGTATCCCTTCCCGAGATCTCGGTGGCCGGCACGTCGATGTGCGGCGAGCTTTCGCGGGGAGACACCCTCTCCTCGGCACTGTGGACACAGGCGGGCATCACGCTGAGCATCACGGCGCAAGCCGTCAAGCAGCGATCCTACCGGTTCCAGACCATCGTGCACAATCGCAATGTCGATCGCTTCGGAAACGTCACGGAACTCGATGAAGCGAAGGACGCGACCGTCACGGCCTGGCCAGTCCGTGCCCCTTCGCCGGAACTCCTTCTCTCCGTCGGGTTCATCGATGACATCGACGGCAGCCCGACCTGGTACGGACCTGACCCGGAGTTTCTCCTTTCTGAGTCCTTCTTCCGCGACCACTGCTTCTGGACTGTACCCCCGGGAACCACCGAGTCCCCCGAGTGGGTAGGCCTCGCGTACGCGCCTGGTGTGAAAGACAAGCGAGCCGATATCGAGGGGACGATCTGGCTTGACCGGAAGTCGGCGCAGCTGCGTCGGCTGAATTTCACCTATACGCGAGTCCCTAGGTGGGCACACAAGAACGACGCCACGGGCGTGCTGACCTTCGCCCCGCTTCCCGACGGCGGCTGGATCGTGCAGCACTGGCTCATGCACGTCCCGCTCCCGAAGGCGACGGGGCGGGGGGAACTCCAGATGTACGGGTGGCGAGAGTCCGAAGGGCACGTGATGGCCGTCCTCGATAGCCGCTGGCGCCCGGTCTATCGCTACGACAAGTGA
- the tilS gene encoding tRNA lysidine(34) synthetase TilS, producing the protein MPPPESPTDTASTVRTPEALLARFQRAWVALETPRAWRRVMVAVSGGSDSLALLHLLHETRHTHRMDLVVAHVDHGIHPDSAEVAQRVMAAANDLGIPIVVGRLGLGAGTSETSARVARHAWLQQVRCSEGADAIVLAHHADDQVETVLLRVLAGSGLAGLAGMRPRQGRLLRPLLEFRKGELVAWLASKGIPSWEDPANLDPVHERSWIRSALLPMLLEREPAVPERLRRLARHAAVDRAAWEAALDTLPGLDPQRSAGRLSVAALPLVTYDSALANTLLRAAARRVGCVLGPRRAERLLAMVRGGRSGATLELGGEWRAELSFGRICFHQVMEAPPPIPLRGAQGRRQWGTWRVFWRRAPAPSTVQRDGWVGWFIGEEATLRAPLPGDRLRPLGGTGRRAVARLLQEARIERSRRGGWPIVELEGNIEWVGGICRGAGALPAAGDNALMIEVSRG; encoded by the coding sequence ATGCCACCCCCTGAGTCCCCGACTGACACCGCCTCCACCGTACGCACGCCCGAGGCCCTCCTCGCGCGCTTTCAGCGTGCGTGGGTCGCGCTGGAGACACCGCGAGCATGGCGCCGTGTGATGGTGGCGGTCTCCGGCGGATCCGACTCCCTGGCGCTCCTGCACCTGCTCCACGAGACCCGACACACGCACCGGATGGATCTGGTCGTGGCCCACGTCGACCACGGCATCCACCCGGACAGCGCCGAGGTGGCCCAACGGGTGATGGCGGCCGCCAACGACCTCGGAATCCCGATCGTCGTCGGACGGCTCGGATTGGGCGCGGGGACCTCCGAGACCTCCGCCCGAGTTGCGCGCCATGCCTGGCTCCAGCAGGTCCGCTGCTCGGAGGGCGCGGATGCCATCGTACTGGCGCATCACGCCGATGATCAGGTCGAGACCGTCCTCCTGCGTGTCCTCGCGGGGAGCGGCCTGGCGGGCCTCGCCGGCATGCGACCACGACAGGGCCGACTGCTCCGACCGCTCCTTGAATTCCGGAAGGGCGAGCTTGTCGCCTGGCTCGCATCGAAGGGGATTCCGAGTTGGGAAGACCCGGCCAACCTCGATCCGGTACACGAGCGGTCCTGGATCCGCAGCGCACTGCTCCCGATGCTCTTGGAGCGCGAGCCCGCCGTACCCGAACGGCTCCGCCGCCTTGCCCGCCACGCGGCGGTCGACCGTGCGGCCTGGGAGGCGGCGCTGGACACCCTGCCGGGGTTGGACCCGCAACGCTCGGCCGGGCGGCTTTCCGTTGCTGCCCTCCCGCTGGTCACCTATGATTCCGCCCTTGCCAACACCCTCCTGCGCGCCGCCGCCCGGCGGGTGGGCTGCGTGCTGGGTCCCCGTCGCGCCGAGCGGCTCCTCGCCATGGTACGCGGTGGGCGGAGCGGGGCGACCCTCGAGCTCGGTGGCGAGTGGCGGGCGGAACTCTCGTTCGGCCGGATTTGTTTCCATCAGGTGATGGAGGCCCCGCCCCCGATTCCACTGCGCGGCGCGCAGGGCCGCCGGCAATGGGGCACGTGGAGGGTGTTCTGGCGGCGCGCGCCGGCCCCCTCGACCGTCCAGCGCGACGGCTGGGTCGGTTGGTTCATCGGGGAGGAGGCGACGCTCCGTGCGCCGCTGCCCGGAGACCGCCTCCGGCCGCTTGGTGGCACCGGGCGGCGGGCTGTCGCGCGGTTGCTCCAGGAGGCCCGGATCGAGCGGAGCCGGAGGGGTGGGTGGCCAATCGTGGAACTCGAGGGCAACATCGAGTGGGTCGGGGGTATCTGTCGTGGGGCAGGGGCGCTGCCCGCCGCGGGGGACAACGCACTGATGATCGAGGTGAGCCGTGGGTGA
- the hpt gene encoding hypoxanthine phosphoribosyltransferase — protein sequence MGDLARRSGGRTAKSVVFTAEQIAERVASLGREITEAYPEGELLLLGLLKGSFIFLADLARAIERPLQVDFLIVSSYGAGTVSSGNVRLLYDPATDLAGKHIVVVEDIIDSGRTLTRLVELFRARHPASLAICTLLDKQIAPEPPPELRFVGFHAPPAFLVGYGLDHAEDCRHLPYIVDLD from the coding sequence GTGGGTGATCTGGCACGTCGGAGTGGGGGGCGCACGGCGAAGTCGGTGGTGTTCACCGCCGAGCAGATTGCCGAGCGGGTGGCCTCGCTGGGTCGAGAAATCACCGAGGCCTATCCGGAGGGCGAGCTGCTGCTCCTGGGGCTTCTGAAGGGGAGCTTCATTTTCCTCGCGGATCTTGCCCGTGCGATCGAGCGGCCCCTCCAGGTGGACTTCCTGATCGTCAGTAGCTACGGCGCGGGGACCGTCTCGAGCGGAAACGTCCGCCTCCTCTACGATCCGGCCACGGACCTCGCCGGGAAACATATTGTGGTCGTTGAGGATATAATTGACAGTGGGAGGACGCTGACGCGGCTGGTTGAGCTGTTCCGCGCCCGGCACCCGGCCAGTCTGGCCATCTGCACCTTGCTCGACAAGCAGATCGCCCCGGAGCCTCCCCCGGAACTCCGATTCGTCGGATTCCACGCCCCGCCGGCCTTTCTGGTCGGCTACGGGTTGGATCACGCCGAGGACTGCCGGCATTTACCCTATATCGTAGACCTGGACTGA